The Pirellulales bacterium genome segment GGATGGCTCGAAACGATCGACGGTTACCCGGTGCTGCACCTTAAAGGCACACCTTACGAAATGGGCTTTCAGCACGGCGCGCTGCTGAAGGAGTCGGTCCGCCAGAATATGCACAATATCCTCGATATCGAGGGGAATACCGACATCAAGTTCGGCCCGCTCACCGTCAAGCCGCGGCGGTTGATGGACACGATCCCGATCGTCGAGCGCCCCTACGTGCCCGATCGCTACATTGACGAGATGAGCGGCCTGGCTGCCGGCGCCGATTTGAAACGAGACGACATCGTCGCCGGCAACTTTGTGCCCGAGCTGTTTCATTGCAGCGGGTTTGCGATCATGAATTCGGCCACGACCGATGGCACTCTATACCACGGCCGCGTGCTCGACTACGCGATCCGCTGGCATCTCCAGGACCACGCCGTGCTGATCGTGGCGGAGCCGGAAGGGAGCATTCCCTTCGTGAACGTCAGCTATGCTGGATTCATTGGCTCGGTCACCGGGATGAACGCTCGGCACGTGTCGATCGGCGAGATGGGAGGAGGCGGCACGGGGCATTGGCGCGGAATGCCGATGGCGTTGTTAGTGCGCGAGGCGCTCGAAAAGTCCGGCGATTTGGACACGGCCATCGGCGTCTTTCGCGACCATCCGCGGACGTGCCAGTATTTCTACGTGGTGGCTGATGGCAATACGAATCGAGCCGTCGGCATGGAGGCCTCTTGGAACGAATTCCACACCGTCCAGCCGGGCGAACCCGATCCGCTGCTTCCCAAGCCGGTCAAGGACTGCGTGCTGCTCTCCGCCGGAAGGAGATATGAGGAATTAGTTGAGCGAGCGAAAGCGGGCCATGGTAAGTTCGACGCGGCGGGCGCTCTGCACCTGATGGATTGCCCGGTGGCCATGAAGTCGAACCTGCACGACGTGCTATTCGCTCCGGCGAGCACCAAACTTTGGGTCGCCAACGCGTCGGCCGATTGCAAGCCCGCCGCCGAGCAGCCCTATCACGAATTCCAACTCACCGAATTGCTCGCCCGCAAGCCCAATTCAACAGCAAGGGAGATTCCGCTCGTCACGGCCGTGAAACTGAGCGACGCGAAAAGCCCTGCTCTCCATGCGGTCAGTCCATGATCAAGGAACATGAGAGAGTTGTCATGACGACCTCCGTGCCCGAAGAATCGCTCGAAGCGGGCGATGTGGGAACCGTCGTTCATGTGTACGAAGGGGGCGAAGCGATTGAAGTCGAGTTCGTGACCGTCGCTGGTCAAACGACCGCTGTCGCCACCTTAGACGCGGCGCGAGTGTGACCCGTCACCTCGCGCGACATGCCTCACGCCCGACAAATCGACTTTGGATAACGGCCCGCTCGGCATCCGTTCTGGCACGCGCCATGGAATCGCGATTGTGAATTTCTGCGGAACCGCCGAAATCTTGAACGCTCGAGGAATTCGGTAACCCGTCCGCAGCTTTTCTCATAGCTGCATTCTGGTATTATCAACCTACATGCCGCTCACACTAAACGAAATCCGCTCCCGCGCCATTTCTTTTTCAAAAGAATGGAGAGGCGAGACGAGTGAGATTGCCGAAAAGCAGTCGTTCTGGAACGAATTCCTGAATGCCTTTGGGATCCATCGGCGGCGCGTGGCGACGTTCGAGGTGCCGGTCGAGTTGCGCGACGGCAGACACGGTCGAATCGATCTGTTTTGGCGCGGTGTATTATTGGTTGAGCA includes the following:
- a CDS encoding C45 family peptidase, coding for MNPMIILRIGRNRVAVAAIIGLCLHLAIGGNAALGQTVSRCGQGWLETIDGYPVLHLKGTPYEMGFQHGALLKESVRQNMHNILDIEGNTDIKFGPLTVKPRRLMDTIPIVERPYVPDRYIDEMSGLAAGADLKRDDIVAGNFVPELFHCSGFAIMNSATTDGTLYHGRVLDYAIRWHLQDHAVLIVAEPEGSIPFVNVSYAGFIGSVTGMNARHVSIGEMGGGGTGHWRGMPMALLVREALEKSGDLDTAIGVFRDHPRTCQYFYVVADGNTNRAVGMEASWNEFHTVQPGEPDPLLPKPVKDCVLLSAGRRYEELVERAKAGHGKFDAAGALHLMDCPVAMKSNLHDVLFAPASTKLWVANASADCKPAAEQPYHEFQLTELLARKPNSTAREIPLVTAVKLSDAKSPALHAVSP
- a CDS encoding DUF4926 domain-containing protein; the encoded protein is MIKEHERVVMTTSVPEESLEAGDVGTVVHVYEGGEAIEVEFVTVAGQTTAVATLDAARV